A single region of the Arthrobacter sp. PAMC25564 genome encodes:
- the murF gene encoding UDP-N-acetylmuramoyl-tripeptide--D-alanyl-D-alanine ligase, translating into MIALTAAEIAEITNGRLAAEPGITPASVVTDSREATAGSLYVAKPGESADGHDFVGAAFERGAVLALVEHDVADGAGRNYPAVVVEDSVLAMGALAAETVRRIRARRDAEGARLTVIGITGSAGKTTTKDLLAGILDAGAGPDSDAGGATEGRTIAPQGSYNGEIGVPLTVFRAGYDTRYLVIEMGATGVGHIRYLAGMVRPDIGVVLGVGSAHAGEFGGVENIAIAKGELVEALPAGGTAVLNLDDSRVAAMADRTTATVLGYTSQPARSVQPGAAGGECVRAEGVELNAGGHPEFDLILPGGDSRRHVSSRLIGAHHVGNLLAAAAAAYAAGITGAQIAASLSAQTAASRWRMERTERADGVTIINDAYNANPESMRAALRTLADLGRGRRTWAVLGAMLELGEDSIREHMAVGTQVVRLNISRLVVVGREARSLYVSAVNEGSWGNECVFAETADEAFELLQAELEPGDLVLFKSSNSIGLRHLGDRIALPAQALGTPAGTPVGNAAGKPAGTATEGSAL; encoded by the coding sequence ATGATTGCACTTACAGCGGCGGAAATCGCCGAGATTACCAACGGCCGGCTGGCCGCGGAACCGGGCATTACCCCCGCATCCGTGGTGACCGACTCCCGTGAAGCCACAGCGGGTTCCCTCTACGTGGCGAAGCCCGGCGAGAGCGCCGACGGCCACGACTTCGTCGGCGCCGCATTTGAACGCGGCGCCGTGCTGGCACTCGTGGAGCATGATGTCGCCGACGGCGCCGGGCGGAACTATCCCGCCGTCGTGGTCGAGGATTCGGTCCTTGCCATGGGCGCCCTCGCGGCCGAAACCGTGCGCCGGATCCGCGCCCGCCGCGACGCCGAAGGCGCCAGGCTGACGGTCATCGGCATTACCGGCTCGGCCGGCAAGACCACCACCAAGGACCTGCTCGCCGGGATCCTCGACGCGGGCGCCGGCCCGGACAGCGACGCCGGCGGTGCCACCGAAGGCAGGACGATTGCCCCGCAGGGCTCCTACAACGGCGAGATCGGCGTCCCTCTCACCGTCTTCAGGGCCGGATACGACACGCGGTACCTCGTGATCGAGATGGGCGCCACGGGCGTCGGCCACATCCGCTACCTTGCCGGGATGGTCCGCCCGGACATCGGGGTCGTGCTCGGCGTCGGCTCGGCCCACGCCGGGGAGTTCGGCGGCGTCGAGAACATCGCCATTGCCAAGGGCGAGCTCGTCGAGGCCCTTCCGGCCGGCGGTACGGCCGTGCTGAACCTGGATGACTCCCGTGTCGCGGCCATGGCGGACCGGACGACGGCCACCGTACTCGGGTACACCTCGCAACCGGCGCGCAGCGTCCAGCCCGGCGCAGCCGGTGGAGAGTGTGTCCGCGCGGAAGGCGTCGAACTCAACGCCGGCGGGCACCCCGAATTCGACCTGATCCTGCCCGGCGGGGATTCCCGGCGCCATGTCTCGAGCCGCCTGATCGGCGCCCACCATGTCGGGAACCTGCTGGCAGCGGCGGCGGCGGCCTACGCCGCCGGCATCACCGGTGCGCAGATCGCCGCCTCGCTCAGCGCGCAGACCGCCGCCAGCCGCTGGCGGATGGAACGCACGGAGCGGGCCGACGGCGTCACCATCATCAACGACGCGTACAACGCGAACCCGGAATCCATGCGAGCCGCCCTGCGGACACTCGCCGATCTGGGCCGGGGCCGGCGGACCTGGGCCGTCCTGGGCGCCATGCTGGAGCTGGGCGAGGATTCCATCCGCGAACACATGGCCGTGGGCACCCAGGTGGTGAGGCTGAATATCTCCCGTCTGGTCGTGGTCGGGCGGGAGGCACGCTCGCTCTACGTCTCCGCGGTCAATGAAGGGTCCTGGGGCAACGAATGCGTCTTCGCCGAGACGGCGGACGAGGCGTTCGAGCTCCTGCAGGCGGAACTCGAGCCGGGCGATCTGGTCCTGTTCAAGTCCTCCAACAGCATCGGGCTCCGCCACCTGGGGGATCGGATAGCATTACCCGCACAGGCCCTTGGAACCCCTGCCGGAACCCCGGTTGGAAATGCTGCCGGAAAACCCGCCGGAACCGCCACTGAAGGGAGTGCGCTGTGA